A window of Cynocephalus volans isolate mCynVol1 chromosome 3, mCynVol1.pri, whole genome shotgun sequence genomic DNA:
aatattctcacttgtttaaagcaaatatatttaatatagttaGGGTTTTTTAGGTGTCACTCAACCGGCTAGagtgagatttaaaaagaaaatccttaaatgaaaatttaagagcAGCCCTGTGTCTTGGGTATAGCGATATCTGTGACAATTAATCCAGTTGGTTAGACTATTCTGAAAGGCCAGTGTCGTGGTGTTTTATCTCCATATGGCAATACAGTAATTTAGTTCTGTTGCCAAAGGTCTAATCCAATCTCATGTCAGCtatccccaaaatatatatatatatatttttttttttttaacaagttgggctaaataagagaaaatgaatgacTATGTTCACAAAGACCTATAGTCAACATTGTAAAAACAAATCTAAAGCTGAAAAGGTCTTCTTAAgcatcaaaagacaaagaaaaaaattttggttgTACGACTGATGTAGAAAATTCTAGCCGCATTGGATTCTAGAAACATAACACTGAGATTTAGAACCACAATCAATTCAAAATATGGTAGGATTTGTTCCTACCAGTCTCAGAATATCTCGTGTATTTTCATGTATAGTTCAAGTTCCCTTCTCCGTAAAGTCCTTCAGATATgtagaaagcaaagaaacttgTGTTATATTCATGTCTTTCTACTTTGTAGATTTAAGATCCATGAACAGATCAGCAACACACGTTGTGACTGAGTTTGTTCTCCTGGGATTCCCTGGCTGCTGGGAGATACAGATTTTCCTCTTCTCATTGTTTTTGGTGATTTATGTCTTGACCTTGCTGGGAAATGGAGCCATCATCTGTGCAGTTAGATGTGACCCACGACtacacacccccatgtactttcTGCTGGGAAACTTTGCCTTCCTCGAGATCTGGTATGTTTCCTCCACTGTTCCTAACATGCTAGCCGACATTGTCTCCAACACCAAGGCCATCACATTTTCTGGGTGCTTCCTCCAGTTCTACTTCTTCTTTTCACTGGGCACAACTGAATGTCTCTTCTTGGCAGTAATGGCTTATGATCGGTACCTGGCCATCTGTCGCCCACTGCACTACCCAACCATCATGACTGGGAGGCTCTGTGGCATGCTGATATCTTTCTGCTGGATCATTGGATTTCTCGGATATCCAATCCCAATTTTCTTCATCTCCCAACTTCCCTTCTGTGGTCCTAATATCATAGACCACTTCTTGTGTGACATGGACTCATTGATGGCTCTGTCCTGTGCCCCAGCTCccattactgaatttgttttctaTACTCAGAGCTCCCTTGTCCTCTTTTTCACTATCATATACATTCTTCGATCCTACATCCTGCTGCTCAGAGCTGTTTTTCAGGTCCCTTCTGCAGCTGGCCAGAGAAAGGCCTTCTCTACCTGTGGTTCTCATTTAGTTGTGGTGTCTCTTTTCTATGGGACAGTCATGGTAATGTATGTGAGTCCTACATATGGTATACCAATTTTGATGCAGAAGATCCTCACACTGGTATATTCAGTAATGACTCCTCTCATTAATCCCCTGATCTATAGTCTTCGTAATAAGGACATGAAACTTGCCCTGAGAAATGTCCTGTTTGAAATGAAAATTAGTCAAAATTCATGAGCTAAAGATGTGCCATATTTAAAAGTTCTAATGAAGAACAATGAGgagatttatcatttctttcagtgctttttgGTCCTCAGTCTGAGTAGAGGCCATACATTTTACCTGGAGGAGTGCTCAGCTAAAATATCTTTTCAGTACTGACTACTTAAACCTTAATTGACTGGTCTTCAACACCCAGTGAAATTTTTTTCAAGCTTGCCCTTATTAGAATGATAAAATGGGATTGCTCCAGGAGATGCTCTCCTGCTGAGATGCCCTGTGATTCATCCCTGCGTACCTTCTCCTTCACTGCAACACAACAATAAACCCAACTTTGTTTGACAACAGGTGGGTTCCTGGTAGTCTTTGCATGATGGGAATGAACAGTAGTACAATACCCAGCATACAGTAAGGcctcaaaaatgtctttttgaatatttttatatcagttttttacttagaaaaataatgCGGTGGTTGTAACAAATTCAAGCAATTTAGTAGTGtataaaaataacagatttttcATCTTCACTCCCATTCCCACcaatttttctctctgctcttcagaATCAATGCATTTAAATGCTTCTGTCTGGCATTCAACACCCTTCATAATATGGCCCCACtaaacctattttatttttctccatcacCTCTCAGCATGAACCCTCAGCTCTAGTCAAGACAGTTGCTTTATTCCACTGTCATCTTTGCACCTATCCTTAGGCTATTGTTTCAACCTGGAGAGCCTCACCTCATCATCTGCCATGCAACTTGAGAGAGAAAGTCaacatttaagttattttttgtaaaatgggtataatttaTGACCTATAATAAGGTCATAAGGATTAAATCAGAGAATTTACTGTAAGGGCCATAGCACAATAAGAGACCTATAGGATGCTCTGAGCACATTTGTTCCCCTCTCCTTCCTATATTTCAAATCTATGAATAATTTGCtggttatttttcagatttttgctGTACTGATGAAAACCTATGTACTTAAAGATGGCTTCTTTAAAACCAAGTTGGGATGGATATACATTTTAtctatatattcaaatatatatatgtatatgtatatatatatatgtaatttgacAACCATAAGGGGACTGGTTAGAGTGCAAACTTTAGAGTCAGACTTGTCATATCCTGGCTTACCTGCTTctaactgtgtgacctcgggcaagttgcTTGAATGCTATGAACTTCACttactttatctgtaaaatgggctaataATAACATCTTAGGGTTCGtacttgtaaagcacttagaattaTGCGTGGCAAACAGTAGAGCTCAATAAACAtcagctaaaaaaaaatcttttaactcATAAAATGTTATGGTATCTTTCAAAGCCAGTTCATATAATTTTACCTCATTCTACTTAACAGCTACATTGTTTCATTAAATGaatgtttcataatttatttctcaACTAATGACAGTATCTTGTACCtagtattttacaattaaaagaaTGCTGCAATTAATATCCCTGAATATGTCTTCACACATCCACACTGATATTCCATAAGCTAGAGAAAGGATTTCTGGAACATGGAAAATGTGCATTTAAATTATAAACAGTACTGCTAAATTAGATGCCCCAAATAGTATGGGCAAATGGTGCCAGAACAAgaggatatccatatgcaaaagaatgaagttggacaccTATCatacaacatatacaaaaattaactcaaaatggatcaaagacctaaatgcaaAAGCTAAATcataaaactctttgaagaaaacatagaaaacattCATGACCTTgcattaggcaatggtttcttagttATGCACAAGCAaccaaggaaaaaatagataaatgggacttcatcaaaataaaaaatgttgtgCTTCAAAGGATATTATCAAGTGAAATGGCAACTACTATGTTctcaatgtttgtgtccccccattccccaaattcatatgttgaaatcctaacccccagggTGATGGTACTGGGAGGCGGGGCCCTTTGGGAcatgattgggtcatgagggtgaaaccttcatgaatgggattagtgccctcataaaacaGGCCCGAGGGAGCTCAACTGCCCCTTCCGCAATGTAAAGACACGGTGAGAAGCCTTTCATGAACCATGAAATAAGCCCtcgccagacaccaaatctgttggcaccttgatcttggatttcccagcctccagaattgtgaaaaataaatttctgctgtttataagctatccagtttatggtattttgttatggcaaacTGAACAAACTAAGACAACAGCCCAccgaacagaagaaaatatttgcaaattatatacaagtgtacttcaaaaagttcgtgaaaaggTTATTagcctttaattctattttcccacaaattgTTTGAAGAATCCTCATATCTGGTAAGaatttaaaatccaaaatatataaataaatcttacaactcaacaataaaagacaaataatccaatttctAAAATAGGTTGAAGacttaaatagatatttctccaaagaagatatacgaatggccaataaacacatgaaaagatgtttatcaTCATTAGTCACTAGGATAAGGCAAATCAAAACGACAAGGAGACACCATTCACAACTACTTGTATGCCTACAGTCAAAgaggctgacaacaccaagtgttgACCAGAATGTGGAAAGATTGGAATCCTTATACATTGctagtagaaatgtaaaatggtgcagccctttAGGAATCAATTTGGCAGTTCCTTGAatagttaaacatagaattacatatgacccagcaatttaaCATGTAGGTATAAACCAACTAAAAACATATTTACACAAAAAAGTATACAtacatgtttatagcagcattattcataatagccaaaaaataaaactgcctaattgtctatcaactgatgaatgaataaagaaaatgtggtatacacatacaataaactattattcagccataaaaatggaGTTAAATATGATACATGCTACTACATGAATGAAACTtgaaaaacattatactaagtgaaacaagccataGAAGGCCACATATTgcgattccatttacataaaagcaaatccatggagacaaaaagtagattggtAGTTGCCAAGGATTAGGGGAAGAAAAAGATGGGGAATAACTGATAAGGGGTACCCAGAATCTTTtaagggtgatgaaaatgttctggaaatagtggtaatggttgtacaatcttgtgagtatactaaaaactactgaatcgTACACTTTAAAAGGTCGAActtttcatcagggaaatgcagatcaaaaccacaatgagatatcgcctcacacctgttaggatggttactagcaaaaagacaaaagttaACAAAtgttgacgaggatgtggagagacaggaaaccttgtacactgttggtgggaatgtaaattggtgcagctacaacagaaaacagtatggggattcctcaaaaaattaaaaatagaacttccatatgatccagcaaccctatttctgggcatatatccaaagaaattaaaatcaggatcttgaagagatatctgcactcccatgttcatcacagcattattcacaatagccaagacatggaagcaaaccaaatgtccatcgatggatgaatggattttttttaaatgtggtatatacatacaatagaataaatattattcatccttaaaaaggaaggaaattctaccatttgcaacaacttggatgaatctggaggacattatgctaagtgaaataagccagacacaggacaAATACCACGTATATGACAAATGCAAAATAGTCAAACTTCTAGAAGTAGACAGTGAAATAGTGGTTTCCAGGATTGGGAGGAGGGTAAAACATGGAAGAATtaatcaaagggtacaaagcttCAGTTAGACAAGATGAATAAGTCTTAGAAATCTACCACACAGTGTAGTACTTATAGTTAACAATACCGTACTGTATACTTAAAGTTTTGCTAAGCAGGTAGATCTTATGTTGTGTTCttaacacaaaataataataataataatgattaattaAAGGATGGGAGAAAACTTTTGAAGGAGATGGATAGATTTATGGCATAGATTGTGGTAATGACTCAAGGATTTATACTTATGTCTacactcatcaaattgtatacattaaatatgtacaactttttgtatgtcaatcacACTTCAATAAAGTGGGGGGTTTTATAATCTGAATTTGATCTCCAAAGAAAtctggaagcaaaaaaaaaaaatctagtccTATAAATTTTCCATTATAGGGCAAGACATGATCTTACCTGTCCATTTGTGTTCTGCTGCCCTCTAGTGGTCATCAGTGCTTCCATAGTACGTCTACCTGAGCATGAAACAAGAAAGTCCT
This region includes:
- the LOC134373499 gene encoding olfactory receptor 11H4 → MSFYFVDLRSMNRSATHVVTEFVLLGFPGCWEIQIFLFSLFLVIYVLTLLGNGAIICAVRCDPRLHTPMYFLLGNFAFLEIWYVSSTVPNMLADIVSNTKAITFSGCFLQFYFFFSLGTTECLFLAVMAYDRYLAICRPLHYPTIMTGRLCGMLISFCWIIGFLGYPIPIFFISQLPFCGPNIIDHFLCDMDSLMALSCAPAPITEFVFYTQSSLVLFFTIIYILRSYILLLRAVFQVPSAAGQRKAFSTCGSHLVVVSLFYGTVMVMYVSPTYGIPILMQKILTLVYSVMTPLINPLIYSLRNKDMKLALRNVLFEMKISQNS